In Sparus aurata chromosome 5, fSpaAur1.1, whole genome shotgun sequence, the genomic window tgaaaaaagaaagaagaagcagggtAAGGTGTGAATTAAAGCAGAGGTCTTCAACTGGGGGTCCACCAAATTATTGtttgataatattttgaaaatattttctcaaaaatgtaaatcctgTGTATTGCTGCCTCTCTATAAGCCAAGGGGCCTGGACCCCCTGAATCCCTGGATGCGTTTTCTGTCATGAACTAATGTTTCTCAGTTTACTTAGGTAACAAAAGGTTGTAATGCTATATCACAACTTTACTTACTGATCTCAGTGATGTCATAGTGGTAGCAAATGTGGCAGTGCCTGAGGACACAGCTGTAGGGGCCTGTGGGTTAACCTGGGGTGTGGAGACCTGAAACAAGAGCCAACACGTCAACCTGTTAAAAATCCATGTTAAAGTGTTTAATGACCATAGAGTCCGGTGTACACCACAAACATACTAACAGGACACATCCTTGGAAAGCATAACGTTAGATTCTTTGattgctttaaaaacagctttCAGCTCATATTGGTTATGCCTTGGAGAAgagttttaagtatttttttttttattaaatgtccTTCATGGCGGCAAAACTCCTGGTCCTTCGGTTAATGTAACAAGCAATAGCGCTAACGTTAGCAATCTGGGAAAGTTAGCTACATAACATTATTCAGCTACCACAGCTTATGCTTCATGAGGCACAGTCAGCTTTCTTACCTGTGATCACTAAGTTTTGGGTAACTCTAAATAACAGTCGAAAGTAACTTTCagtgaatcacaaaaccttagCTGGCACCCAAGTCACACTGGcaaatgttagcttgctaggTCGGTTAGCTAACAATAGCTTCTCCCAGAATACAGCGAAAAGTTCAACTTTTAACTACGTAACTTACCGTTAACGGTGTGGACGGTACCGGCGGAAGTGCACCTTGGAGTGCAACAGGCACACCTGCCATAACTGCCCGCTCAGTATCTCCTAATTGGAGCGAGCCGGCCATGTTCGGTCCTTCTTCTCTTTGCCTCCGCATCCACAGCAGGTCGGTCCGTCAGAGGTGTGGGCGGGTCTGTGCACGCTGACAGGCGTGGgctatttgcatattttctaaacatttagatttagcatttaacatttagatttaacatttagatttaacatttagatttaacatttaacatttaacatttagatttagatttaacatttaaatttagatttagcatttagatttagatttaacatttaacatttagatttagatttagcatttagatttagatttagcatttagatttaacatttagatttaacttttaacatttagatttagatttagcatttagatttagatttagcatttagattaagcatttagatttagatttagatttaacatttagatttagatttaacatttagatttagatttagaattTAGattaagcatttatatttagatttagcatttagatttagattaaacatttagatttagatttaacatttagatttagatttagcatttagatttagatttagcatttagatttagcatttagatttagatttaacatttagatttaacttttaacatttagatttagatttagcatttagatttagatttagcatttagattaagcatttagatttagatttagatttaacatttagatttagatttaacatttagatttagatttagaattTAGAttaagcatttagatttagatttagcatttagatttagatttaacatttagatttagatttagcatttagatttagatttaacatttagatttagatttaacatttagatttagatttagcatttagatttaacatttagatttagatttagcatttagatttagatttagcatttagatttagatttaacatttagatttaccaTTTAATTTGTACCTCAAATGTCAGGAAAATGAGCTAAAtgtgagaaaagtgagctaaatattctaaatatatcAGCCACAAAAGTGTGATTGAATTTTTACATTCGGCACCCCATAGTCTCCTGACTTAAATCGTGTGCTGCTTGCACTTTTTGCTCTAAGTATGCTTATTGAAAACTGGATGTTTTCTCAGTAAGCCAACATGGTAATAAGGTACTTTAAACTTAGatgaaattcaaaataaaagacaaaatgaagCCTCAAAGGCAAGAGCTCTCACTAACCGAGCACTGTACCTCATAGATATTAGCAGCACCCCCTGGTGGCCAAAAGAGGATATTCATCTAAGCTTGCTGTTATGCAGATGTGGACTCAACTTTACATTCCAGGGATGACGTTAGAGGAGAGGAACCACAGGGTACGATTGTGTCACATTACTTAGCAAagtagaaaggaaaaaaaaccttccacACCTCACAAAGGTTCAAACTTGTGAATAGGTGCACAAAAtagaaagaagaacaaaaggCGGAAGACAAAAAGCATGACTCATACGCAGACAATGGTTTTACCACTGTAATTACTCCACAGCAATTTGCCAGTTATCTAACAGGCGTCTGATGGTGAGCAACAGTGACTCATTCACCACAAGAAACATCTGCAGTTCTGAATCCAAAGAGCAAAGTGATTGTGCAACATGTATCAAAAGGagataacaaacaataaaccgtttgaagtttttaaaaaaaatgcaattgcTTGTATTAAAGTTAGCTTGAAAAATTACATCTTTGTATAACATTCTTAAAAATCAAATTGAGTTTGGCAGACACAAACCCACACGAGACATCAGTGTTTTTGGCAAAAGAAAGATAAATTcaaaaaacagagacacattttaaagttgtttgtcatttgtttacatATTGCTACAAtgaacatttaataaaacaaagcaaaagatGTAAAAAGACATACAATGTGGCCCAACTGATTAATTAGCAGGTCATAAATTGTAAACTTGTGTGATTTGGCTCATAAATTACCTTACACCAATGTATAATACAATACACTTAACATTCTATCCTGCAatattttcttcacattttcttcttcctgcGAGATTTTCTTCGTATGCGATATTTTCTTCTATCCTGAGACATTCAGTGCACATGTGTTAAGATTACATCACTCGGGAAATGCCGTAGTGTGTCTTGGTCACAGCATGATGCAGCAATAATATCTGTGGTTTTAATTCATCTGGCAGCAGAGGTTGGGCTACACGCTACCTTAGAGTTTGACTCCAGAACATCTCAACAACCAGGAGATCCCATCCAGGAGACCGGACAGGGATTCTGCTACTGTGTCCTGCACCTGGATAACAAAGGGAAACACAAACATGGTTTAAAATAATCCTCAGACTGACACCGGATGGATTTATAGGCAGTGAagccttttattttattcagatATCAGGAAATTACCATCCAGGGGTTTGCCAGTTGGGGTAGGCCGAGTCTCATCGCCATGTCGACACAGGGAGTTCGACACCTCGCCCTGTTCCTCCTGGGAGCAGCTTGCAGGGTAGTTGCTTCTGACTCTTCTCTGGAGACACAGGAGAGCACCAGGAGAGGCCTGGGTGCTGAACCCCCGCCCGAGCTCAGCACAGCTCGAATCTGAGCCACCTCGGACTCCCCCTCCCCTATTGAAGACATGGGTTCCATGCAAATGTCCTGCGCCGGTGACTTAAATGACAACAACCAATGTGCGTGGtgtgacacagcagcagcagaggtctTACCTTTACCAGGCTCTGCATTGGCTACATAGATGAAACCATCCACCACCTGGCACACCTGCTGGACCTGAGGAGCAGGACTGTAGATAGGGTGGCCCGATTCATTGGTTCCTACTAAGGTAAAAAGCTTATTACCgatgctctgctgctgcactctgGCTCTTTCCCTCTCGGCCCTGCGCACATAAACAGGAAGAGATCAATAAACATAGCCATGGTGGCAATAATATGCAGAAAAAAGATGAACAACTGCAACTTCAAATTGCAAAGTGCTAACCTGTTGGTTGAGTACAGAGTCAGGATATTAAATCTGTGTTGGTTGTTGAACAAGTAACTGATCCCTGAGCCGATAcctagaataaaaaaaaaagaaatgttgacaTTGGCTTGGTTACATTTTGGGCTAATACTGCCGCTTAGTGGTGGACAGATAAACCTGCATCAAGCAAGATAATCCAGTTTTCTTTTAGTAACTTCTCTAATTGAATTTATTTGGGATTTAAGTAATGATTGTATATAACAACAATTGTATAACAGcattacagtgtgtatgtatACAGCAATCTGGTTCCAGTGACAGCCCCTTTAAGCTTAAGAATAAGCTTGATTTGGGGCTAGATTTGTCACTGAAAGAACGAAAAGGACCTTTTCCCTCCACATCATCGTCTTCTCACCAtttatctgtctgtgtggagtGCCTGACACAGGAAGCACATCTGGGGCGTGCATCAGCCTCGTGACCAGAGAGACATCCAGCTGCTCCATGCCAGGACCAAACATGGCATAACGGGGTTCAGACGAGGGCACAAGAGACTGAAGAAATGAGGTCACAACCTCATACGCCGGGCGCGAGGGAAGCCACCGCTGTCTGCAGGACGGGCAGCCTTTCAGGTATCTGTTGAGACAAAGTCGGCGGGTCAAACAAATGTTTCCCGGTGATATGGACTGGAATCCAACAGGACAGCAGGGAAAGATACCCACTCAGACATGTAGTCAAACTTGGATTCCATCCCTTTGTCTTCCCCCTCCTCTCGATCGTCCACGCTCTCATCTTCGCTGATGAGCGGTGCGTCCAGTTGTGGCATGGACAAATGATCAATGGAGGGCCAGTGTGGCATATCCCTGAGCAGGAAGTACCTCCACAGTAATGGATCTCTGACCATAGCTCTCCAGTACTGACTGGTGGCTCCCAGCCGGCAGATATCAGAAGGCGACAGAAAGGTCATGATCTGAAACTGTACGTCCACCTTAAGGAGGGAAgatatgataatgatgatatttTACCCCCCCCTGTAGTTTAAGGCCATTAACAAGTGAAACAACAGGTCCCTGCATGATGAGCtggatgctgttttctgttgattctgtgtCCGTGAGTTTAATTTCAAATTCatgacaaacacagagaaatctCTCTGATAGGTAAAGGCTGTGGGTTGGAGAAGGTACAAGAACTGAAACAGGAAGGAAACACCAGCAAATTTATTAttggtaaaaatacaaaacagggaaaaaattaaggtctaaaataaaaaaaaagtatcataTTTTTGGATCACTCCATATTCAACAATCTGCCAACAAACGTCCCCAGTCCCAACGTGTTTGAAACATATTGCTGGCAACACATTCATAATAAGCATATATctatgaaaaaaatcaatgcagTTGATAAAGTAAAACATTGAACAGTTTGTCATTATACTCTTTTCAATTGATTATACTTCACAAAGGATTGGCAAATTATCTGTTTGacacagcctttttttttttggaatggCAGTTGTAAACTTAAGGAATGTACATAATATGAGCATAACTTAGATTAtctaaagtaaaaaacaaaggaaagaaaaaaacagaaacaacataGGCTACATTATACGTGTaagttatatattatatagcTGTTATACTGGGgtgttttttaatacatgtgTTTCTCAGTTGATCATACGTTTTATTTAATATCAGAATCTGATAGAGTAGGCTGCCTTTATAAATGTAAAAGACAATATGTCTGTCGTTTAGGGATTGGAGTAACAGCATCAGTGTTGTTTAAAGTATCAACGAGTCATACTTGAGTGAAAGTAAAGATTACGTGTTATAATATAACTTTGGTTAAAATTCTCCCACACGAAAAGTACTTGAGTTCAATCATTTAGTACCTGGGATCATAATGTTAAAGTAGGGATAAATCCTTTCAGCTACAATTTTCAGCCATCTGCACAGTAACTGGTAGGCCAAACTCAAGTTGCCTAAATAAATGCAGTAGAGTACAAAATATAGTGTTTGCTTTCAAAATCAAATGCAGTGGAAgtttaaagtagcagaaaaaggGGAAATACTGAAGTAACGAAAAAGTACATCAAAATCGTACATAagtacagtactcgagtaaatgtatacatttactcgagtactgtacttctatacatttactcgagtaaatgtatacatttactcgagtactgtactTCAGTACGATTTTGATGTACCTAAATTTGAGGTGGATTACATTACTGGATAGCAGGAAGTAAGTTATCAGGGATAAGTTAAAGACTATGTTTCGTTGCAGCCTCTTATTGCCTGACATCTATTTAATGTCCAAACAACTTTGGAAATTAACTGTTACCCTAATGTAACTTTTCTGACAGTTGGATAAGAGAAAAACAGTAAGGTTCTTCTGCTCACCGGTAAGCTATCCAGAAATCCCGGTTGCGGTTCTTCTACCGTGTCCTCAACTGGTTTCGAGTCATCTTTGAAAACTGTCCGACTATTTGTAAAGTATCTGTCTCTGAAGCGCCTCAGGCTGCGGATAACTACGGACTCGTTGAGCTGCTGGTTCTCTCCCGCCATGACTTCAGATTGTAGCTGGTGAAATACTGTAGTGTGAGACCGAGGACGACATGACAACAAAGTTGACGTTTCCCGATCTCCCGTCACACTTCCTTGTTGCTAGCGGGTAGGTCGGCATTGTGGGTATTGTAGTCCTCCGAAGAATGTTAGGCATAATGCAAAGCAAAcgtgtttttcttaaaacaacGCGTGTTTATTGTCAACgaggacataaaaaaaagaaaagaaaattattttcgTCCAGACAACACAGATTCTCTAGTAATAGTTATACTATCAAGATTATTtaagtggcagaaaaaaaaaaaaaatggaacttCCAATAGATGGGAATACAAGTGGTGCGTTATAAAGCTGGTATGAGCAAATCTGAACAAAGTTGAAATGGTCATGAATACAGCATTGTCAAACTGTTTTTTGAACACCTTTCTTTGCCTTTAGTGTGTATGTTTTATACACACGTACACTTATAATGTATATGcaattataaatattaaaagcaTAACAAAATGGcatcaaaacaataaataaaatgttactgtgCAATGTCTCCCTTCCAGCTGGATTATCTTCAAACTTGTAACAatcttaaaaaatgaaaagaaaaaaggtcaaTTTTATTAATAACctttttatattcatattaatgttattataacACATTCTCAGAGCAAAATAAGTGCCCCAGTCAACAGTCTGGAATCAAGATGACATCTGCTTTTTAAGCAGGACAGGGCAAAAAATTATTCAACAGCTTCCCTCTGCAGTCACTGCCAGTTCAACACAACCTATCTTATACTTTCTGacctctcctccacctgcttTGGCCTGGGCCATTTGGCATGAGATGAGGTTGCCTGTAGACACTGATCCAAAGACTCTTCTTCACATACACTTTCTCCCTGTGCCTCCCCTTAACCTTCCACAACATTACACCCCACCTGATGGATTCCATTTTTATTTGGGGGTTGACACACATTTGAATACTGAACTTAGATCTGTGCCTGAGGGCAACTTCAACACAGGAGCAGCTTGGTTCACTGTAAAATACTAAGGATTTCCTTGGCATTCTCTGTGTTCCAGCCCTGGCCCTGCAGTGGGCCCTCACAGGCAAGCACATATTTGTTGAGGATCTGCGTGCCAATGTCCCGAAACTGGAGCCGATCTTCTTTGCGATCCATTGTGTCAGCGCTGCAGTCCTCGTACTTGACTGCCcagaaacacatttccccgATGTACATCATTGTCAacaggtgtgtgtctgagaaGATGCCTGGACGAAAGCATAAGCAAGTAGTGAGTATGACCAGTCCAGCTAAGAATTATCTTCAACTGAAGACAAGGGAAATAAAAGGATTTACCTTCAGATAGGAAGCTTGCTGTAGCAGTGTCATGGAGCACCACCCCATCGTTGAGCTTCACAGAGTTTCTCACCTGCAGCATCCTCATAAGGTAGCGCACCCCCTCCTGAATAcactgaatgaaaataaaatctgatgagtCGGATGAGCACTTAATAATagtgtatgtaaaaaaaaaaaaaaaaaagatactaaATTACCGTTTTCACCATAACAAAAGTAAATGTCCTTGGCAGAATCCGTCTTGCTCACATTTCAGTTCACAACTATACTTAAGTGAAattacttttattctttttatagTGTGGTACCTTAAGGAATGTGTCCTTATTTTTCTTAATCCACTGTTTTCGCTGATGAAGGGTGTGACAGTACATGTACAGCAGAGCTCCACGTCTCCAATAGAGGCATTCCAACAGCTCAAGGCCCAACATAGACTGCACCTATCATGGAGCAAAAGACATGAATGAGGCTGCCAAAACAATGACATAGAAGTAAATGGATttgtttatatacatttatatctCTTCTATATTATTACACATCTTTTTACCCTCAGATACTGAGCTATAAATTGCACAAAACTAAGTGATGTTCTCCCTCATCTTCATTC contains:
- the fbxo4 gene encoding F-box only protein 4 isoform X1, translating into MAGENQQLNESVVIRSLRRFRDRYFTNSRTVFKDDSKPVEDTVEEPQPGFLDSLPVDVQFQIMTFLSPSDICRLGATSQYWRAMVRDPLLWRYFLLRDMPHWPSIDHLSMPQLDAPLISEDESVDDREEGEDKGMESKFDYMSEYLKGCPSCRQRWLPSRPAYEVVTSFLQSLVPSSEPRYAMFGPGMEQLDVSLVTRLMHAPDVLPVSGTPHRQINGIGSGISYLFNNQHRFNILTLYSTNRAERERARVQQQSIGNKLFTLVGTNESGHPIYSPAPQVQQVCQVVDGFIYVANAEPGKGKTSAAAVSHHAHWLLSFKSPAQDICMEPMSSIGEGESEVAQIRAVLSSGGGSAPRPLLVLSCVSREESEATTLQAAPRRNRARCRTPCVDMAMRLGLPQLANPWMVQDTVAESLSGLLDGISWLLRCSGVKL
- the fbxo4 gene encoding F-box only protein 4 isoform X2, with protein sequence MAGENQQLNESVVIRSLRRFRDRYFTNSRTVFKDDSKPVEDTVEEPQPGFLDSLPVDVQFQIMTFLSPSDICRLGATSQYWRAMVRDPLLWRYFLLRDMPHWPSIDHLSMPQLDAPLISEDESVDDREEGEDKGMESKFDYMSEYLKGCPSCRQRWLPSRPAYEVVTSFLQSLVPSSEPRYAMFGPGMEQLDVSLVTRLMHAPDVLPVSGTPHRQINGIGSGISYLFNNQHRFNILTLYSTNRAERERARVQQQSIGNKLFTLVGTNESGHPIYSPAPQVQQVCQVVDGFIYVANAEPGKGEGESEVAQIRAVLSSGGGSAPRPLLVLSCVSREESEATTLQAAPRRNRARCRTPCVDMAMRLGLPQLANPWMVQDTVAESLSGLLDGISWLLRCSGVKL
- the rimoc1 gene encoding RAB7A-interacting MON1-CCZ1 complex subunit 1 — encoded protein: MADEYRRQGFELERRIFELDIKCSSLRAEKQDDDYLQNASAILDKLKSYYRQGGESSNLSKVLQDYTQVILDITFYEENKLVDQEFPEDCSPFKIQQLLQDLTEPEVLAGRLAPAQEVQSMLGLELLECLYWRRGALLYMYCHTLHQRKQWIKKNKDTFLKCIQEGVRYLMRMLQVRNSVKLNDGVVLHDTATASFLSEGIFSDTHLLTMMYIGEMCFWAVKYEDCSADTMDRKEDRLQFRDIGTQILNKYVLACEGPLQGQGWNTENAKEILSILQ